CCTTGACCCCGACCGAGGTGGTGGTCTTTTCCTGTACGCGGGTGCCGTCGGAGGTGACATAGTTCCGTGACGAGCTTGAGGAGGTCTCTTTCCCGATCGGCGCTGTTTGCGAAAGGGCCGCACCGGCTCCCATCTTGAGCAGCTCCTTGGTCATCTCACCCTGCCCCATGGCAGCGTTGCGGTCTGATTCAGGGTAGGCTGCTGTGGCAGTTGGCGCCTGAAGCGAGGCTGCCGCAGCTGAGCCGGACAGCGGCATCAGGCTGACGGAAACCGCCGGTGGAGTAAGAATATACGCCTCGCCGGTCTCCTCCTGGTTTGAGATGGAGTTCATGCCGCTGCCCATCCCCATTGAGGCGTTTTTGAAGAACAGGCCCGAGTTGATGCCGGACTGGATCGCCTTGAGATAGACCCGTTCCTTTTGATACTGATTCGTAATGACCACATCTGCCTGACGATAGTTCTCTTTGACCAGCGTCAGGATATGGCTGCGATTCCGTTCAAGGGAGACCCGCGCCGGGGTGACACCGGCGAACTGCCCGTCGGCGTAGATCCGGGCGCCGACCGGGTTGGTTGAAACCGGGATGTCCTGCTTCAGAACCGGCATGCTGCAGCCTGTTGCAAGGATACTCAGCAACGAGCCGAGCAACAGCATTAAAAGGTGATGCATTGTTCTGGTCATGGTGTTCTCCCTCACATAGAGCTGATACGATCTGTTCTTTATAGCGTACTTGCGGCTGTATACAAGCTAAGACAATGACAAAGGTTGATATACACTGCATAGAGCGGCCAAACGGCTGTTGCAGGATAGATGCTGCACTGGAGCTTTTGTAACTTCAAGAGTATAACGATATCCTTTGAAGCGGGTTAAAAGGGGCTGAGCGCCTGGTTCGAGATGCGCCGTAGGGAGTTGGGGCACCACCGGGAGGTCTGCCGGAATGCAGCTGTAGAAACTGAATGGAAGATAATCAGATGTCAACTCAACAGATAAAGCTTGAACAACTGGGCTGGAACCCCTGGTTTGACGGCCTGCTGGCACTGCAGGGACAGCCGCTGGAGAGCGCGGCGCGGGTGGCGGCCGTAGACCGTGAGCAACTGCTGTTGATGAACAGCACTGGCCTGTTCCGGGCCAGGCTGTCCGGCAGTTACCTGCACCATAACCGCCGCCCCGAGGCGTTCCCCTGCGTGGGTGACTGGGTCTGCGTGGAAAAGGGGCCGCAG
Above is a window of Trichlorobacter lovleyi SZ DNA encoding:
- a CDS encoding PEGA domain-containing protein, whose protein sequence is MTRTMHHLLMLLLGSLLSILATGCSMPVLKQDIPVSTNPVGARIYADGQFAGVTPARVSLERNRSHILTLVKENYRQADVVITNQYQKERVYLKAIQSGINSGLFFKNASMGMGSGMNSISNQEETGEAYILTPPAVSVSLMPLSGSAAAASLQAPTATAAYPESDRNAAMGQGEMTKELLKMGAGAALSQTAPIGKETSSSSSRNYVTSDGTRVQEKTTTSVGVKVNPAGLIGVLDTLFQ